A single genomic interval of Macadamia integrifolia cultivar HAES 741 chromosome 6, SCU_Mint_v3, whole genome shotgun sequence harbors:
- the LOC122081450 gene encoding uncharacterized protein LOC122081450 codes for MNSVQAMKRIPRIKFPPRHRNSSGSASQPDAASKAGDVQTTLFSRSEVPGTPDNTSVGGKASAQPKRTPVTDREIEAILLGGCI; via the exons ATGAATAGTGTCCAGGCGATGAAGCGTATTCCCCGCATCAAATTCCCTCCGAGACATCGAAACTCCTCag GCTCTGCTTCGCAACCTGATGCAGCATCAAAAGCTGGAGATGTTCAAACAACTCTGTTTTCTAGGTCGGAAGTTCCAGGGACACCTGATAACACTTCTGTAGGAGGGAAGGCTTCTGCTCAGCCGAAACGCACACCAGTCACTGACAGAGAGATTGAAGCTATTTTG TTGGGTGGCTGCATATGA